The DNA window aatcattgagCTCCCTGCTGTCCTTCGTCTGGATGAAGCTTCATGTCCGTCCAGAGTGGAATATTAAATAGCTTGGTTCTATTTGAATTCTCTAGTTAATTTCTTGGTCCCCGTGTGCCCTGTCTGATTACACAACAGAAACAGTTTGGACACTGTGTCTGAAAACACATAAGCTTTTACTGCCCATCCAGGTCCTAGTTCCCCTGTAGCTTCTAGACTAAAAGTGATAGAGCACACTGCTTATCAAGTGAAGTGAGAGGGTTCCTGCCGGGTCTATAGGAGCCAGGAAGGACCTCCTGGGGTTATTCCGCTTGAAGCTTTTATAATTGAAAGAAGATCCCGTTTAGGTGAGAAtcacaacatttatttttttttaagattttatttatttatttgagagagaaagagaacctgggagagaaagagagcaagcttGTGCAGGGAGCTCAacgcgggcttgatcccaggaccctgggatcacgacctgagccaaaggcagacacttaactgactcagccacccaggcgccccagatcacATTTACAAACATTCATATACACTGCAGTTTGGTTGCTAATGCATAGAGGGGCTGGAGTTGAAGAGAACTACAGATCACTTGCTTGATTTCTTAGAAGCTGATTGCTCTTGGCATGACCCCACCAACAACTAGGCACCATCAAAGTAGTGAAGGAAAAAGATCAGCATCTGGTGTGGACTCTTTTAGCTCAGGTGTCACCTCCAGGAAGGTTTTCCTGCCCTGAGAATCTGACTGATGGCCCCGTCCTATCTTCTGTCCTAGTACCCTGAACTTGGGGCACTGTCTTGGGCTTTAATTCCTTACCCACCTCTCCCACTGGTGTGTGAGGGCCCGGCAGTTAGATGCTGGCTGCCTCTGCACCTCATAGGCACTCAGAAAACGTGGGAAGAACATAGTTTTGTTGGGGACAGAATACAGCTTGGTGAAGTTACAGGCAGAACTTCTTGCCTAAGCATTTCCCTTATTTCCACTGACTCTGAACTTAAGGCCTGGAGAAGGCAAAAAGGAACTGCCCAGTGGAGACGGAACAGAAAGGGAATAAAAGGGAATCATCatggaaaagataagaaaaagaggaCTCAGTGGGGGTTGGTATGACTGCCTTTATTAAACAGATCTCATAGATGTAGTTGGAAAATCCAGGATCGTGTGCTCTGCCAAGTTGTGATGAATGAGCAACCAATTATGACCTATGCTTTGGAGGCATATAGTCCATGCCATTCCAGTTCTTAGGACAATGAACTGAGATCTAGATTTTCCTGAGCGAAAATGGGAATGGTTTGTGTTGACTTTAACTGTAGGGCCAGATTTCTTCCAAAACTTGCCCTTCTGCTGACAGATGGAAAAGAACATATTATCAAAAAGGCCCCAAAAGAAAGGCAGTTGTTTTTCCTGCTTGCTTTCTGTCTTCTGCTGTCGGTTTCGCCACTAACCAGTGTCCAGGGGGAGTTCCTGCCGTCTTCCCGAATAAGCTCGTTGAGTCTGCAATTGAAACTTGGCCTTccactctttcctttctcctctgacATATGCCTCTGCTTACAGAATGTTTGTGaatgctttcatttccttctcttacCGAGAGGGAAGAAGATGGAGAAAGCGGAGAGAAACGTATCTGTTTgatattcatccattcaacaaaatTTTGTCAGTTGCTGAAGGCTCACGCAGAAAGTCAGTGCGGGGGAATGATGTAGGTGCTCTGGAATCAAACAGACCTGGATGTGAATTCTGGTTCTGTCATTTACTAGCTGCTCAAATTACTATTTGCATCTGCTAAATTAATCtttcagggcctcagtttctttctctgtaaaataagaatagtaGCTCCCCGAGCTACTTGGTCTTTCGGCCAATCTCGTGGGCATGGCTTGGTGGCTTTCTCCATCATTTGTCAAATGGGAGAGCTTTCTTCATTTGCAAGAGGCAGTTTGCTTGTCTGTCATTAAGAGCAATGTATAATAAGGCCTAGGATTTTCCATTCCCAAAAGATATTTTAGGCAAGATGTATCAATCAGTGTCTCAAAGGTTGTATCCCAGAACGGTCTCTGTCTTTATTGCTTACAGCTGGTTGTGAAATCTTATTGCCAGCCCGCTACAAGGAAATGTCTTTGTCAGAGAACACAGGAAATCTGGTTCTCAGGACCCCAAAGCAGAGAGAAACGTTGTCATTCGATGTCATGGCTGTCATGCCTAAGTTGTGTTCATGGTGCTGGGTAGTGGATGAACCTTTTGGCCTGCTCCCCCTGAATCAAGGGAGGACCACGGGAGGAAGGAATCATGTATGTCTTCCTGGACCTTTAAAACAGCTCTACAGTCATGGAGAGAAATATCACCATGGAAGAGCTAAGAAAGCCAGGCATGTCATAGCTGATTATTAATTACTGCTATCTcgagacaaaagaaaagaattttgctgggggaaaaaaactattCTGATGGAGGTTTACCTCTTAAGAGTTTTGAATTTTTGGATTACTGGTTTCTAAAAAGAACCTATTGCTTTGGGAGCTTGGCAGGAAGAAGGGTGTCTCATTGATCTTCCACCCCCTTAGTTCCTTGTATATATTAACCTGCAGGTTTCTCGTGAGGATTATTGTAATGGTTAAAATAACACCATCTTTGGTGTATATCCCAAAGATGGTGTGCCCAATGGTAGTTACTATTAACACATGTCATAGTACATATGAACACTAAGCTAAAGAGAGGCGGACCACTCAGGTTTTCTACAGATGATTACCTATTTGCTTAACTTGCAAACCTTTTGACAAGCTGAAAGATTAGAACGTGGGGCCCAGGAGAAAGGGCCAGGACATGTGAAGTGGTAAAATCAAAGGCTTTGGTACCCAAACGAGCTGCCTTTAAACCTTGTATTTCTTCTTCCTATGCTTAAGCTAGTTCTTCCTGAGTCCCGGTAAATTGGGGGTAGGGATGCCTATCGCTGGGGATGCCGCGAAGGTCAGAGACAGTCGGTGAGGTGCCTGGAAGTGCTGGGCCTTGGAAGCTATTGTTGAGTTAGAGCGGGACCTGCCCCTGGGACCTGCTCCCGGGACCTGTCGCCAGGATGCTGCCCAGGCCGGATGACCGGGGAACGGGACCTGCAGCTGGGGCCAGGGGCTCCGGTTGAGGCAGCTCAGGGTGGTCGGGTCGCGCGCCCAGGCGGAGGCCGAGGGCTCCCTTGGGCCTTCCGTTGGCAATCTGAGCTGCCTCTGCACACGCCAGGGAGGATTAAAGCCAGATGTGGCGGGGGCGCAGCGCGGAGACGCCAGGCTCTCGGAGCCTGGGACCGGAGATCGAGACGCAGCTCCAGACCTCGCCGTGACATTAAATGCAGGGGGGAGGAAAGGGCTCTCAGGAGAGTTATATATAGGCTGCGAGACGGCGCCCCTAAATGACAGCCGGGCAGGCCACTGACGCGAGCGGCTCGGCCGCGCGGGGGCGCCCAGTGGAGGGCGAGCAGCACCGGTGGCCAATGGCTGGCCGGGTCGCGGGCggggccgaggggaggggcgGCCGCGGCGCTCCAGCGGCGGGGGCGGAGTCGCGCTGGGGAGGCGGGGCACCCGGCAGCGGCAGCGGCTGCAGCGGCGGCCACAGCAGCCTCGGCGGCGGCCGCGGCAGGACTGGCAGCGCCAGCGGCGGGTGAGGGGCTCACGGCTCACGGAGGCGGTGGCGCGCGGGCAGCCTCGAGGTGGGGGCACAGGGCGGCTGCGCGGAGGGGCGCGGGATGGAGGGGCGGTGCCGGCTGCTAGGCTCCAAGCCGCCGGGGTCGCGGGAGATCCACCTGCTGGTAACGGAGCCTCCCGCGCCGCGGCCCGACCAGGAGCTCGCGCCTCCGGCTGCTGCGGGGCTGGCTCGGGGCGCTGGCTGGGCCtcggggcggggcgcgggccaGGGCGCCCTGGCCGCGGGGTCAGCCCCGCGCCACCACCGCCGCCGCTACAGCCCCTCGGTGCCGCGCGCTCTCGCAGTGGCCGGCAGGGCGCCTGGTGCGTTTCCCGGCGCTCCCCGGCGCGGCGGGGCTCGTCGACTTTGGGGCAAAGTGGAGGAAAGTGCGGGCTTAGGGGGtcctggggggatgggagagTTGCCCGCGGGACCGGGCCATCCCAGGGCCCACACCTGCCACGGGGTTCGCGCCTTTACTGGGCCGGGGGCAGGTGAGGCGGGGGCCAGGAGGTCCGGGGCATGGAGGCAGGGGTGCTCCCGCCGAGGCGGAGGCGGCGTGCAGCCGTCGTAGCGAATATTTCTACTAAGTGAAGGTGTGAGGGTCCGGTGTGAAAGAGCACCCCCATCCTCCCAGGCCCCAGATGCCCTGAAGGAGGAAGCTGCAAGTGGGACCCTTAGCTTGGGTCCGGGTGATTGCACACAAAGTGTACCAGGTGACACCTCCGAGGCGTATTTTATGAGCTGGCAGTCATACCACTTGCGCGCCCGCTTTTATTTCTCGCAGCGTGTGTTTCTCCTGAGCCTGTTCATTGCTTACAGTCCGAATTGCGAAATATAAGCAGACATAATGTATGTTTTTAATGCTTTCCATGTATTTTGCTGTTGTGCTTTTGCTGTCGGACGAATTGTCATGAAAGATAGTGATAGCGTCGTTCCGTGGGTTATAGAACCCAAATTTAGAATCAAATAATCGTTTTGTggtttacctttctttttctgaatgttaaaaaatacagttttattaacAGGTTATTGTGGCATGGGTTTCTTGAGCCCACACTTGTCAATCCGAAAACGGACTGGACGATGAAATTATGTAAGCTgtattaatgaaaaatatgaatcctttgataaatttaaaataaatgaatttttacataATTGGTGTGTATAAAGTTATGTAGCTTACATCATGGATTTCATGCTTGTGCCTTTCAGTCTTCAGGCACCTCTGTCCTGTCTGTGGGATAATCAGGGAATATGCCAAGTCTTCAGCGAAGTGTTCTCAGCCATAAAACGTATTGAATATTTCAGAGAACACTTTAAATGAAGGTTTTTGTatctaataataaaacaataggaCTGCAGCCCTTAAAGGGCAGTCagataaaacagatttttcaGTCTGAGGTCTAGCACTGAAGTTCCCTTTGTCTTTGGCAGGATGAAGAAGATGATTAGTAATTTTAGCCACCACCTTTTTTATAAAGATTCAAATATGTTAAGTGACAATCTCAGAGTATTAAGGTGTTAGGTTAAAAGTTTTGCCAATGTGGACACTGATAAAAATAATGAGTCACTTTGTTTCTTGCCTTAGGTAGTCAGTCAATCCAGAGGGCTCTTGGCTGTCCAGCCTGTGACTGCCTCTCCTGATTGAAGAGCATGGAGATCATTAGTTTTGCTTTGGTCTGTAGTCTTCACTTGTACTGTGCAGTTAAACTTCATTAGTTTGGAAACCCTAATTAAAATGTATGACTACATTCTTACTGAGTAAAATGCTCTTACATTTCTCCTGGCGAATTTCAGGTCTTATTTGTTAGTAGAGTTGAGCAGTATCTTCTTCAAACCAGAACTTAATAGCTTCCTGAATCTAATTTTTAGTATTTGGCATATTCTTCATATATTATTAATAGTATATCTGTAGTCTACTTTGATTTTAGAAGTCATTCACTTTTACTGTCTCTACGCATTTATACTGAATTTTATCATATGggctttctttgtatttaataaaactactttaaaatatcctttgtGATGCCTTCTCTACTTCCCCGTAATTATTAGTTGGATGTTTACTCTAATAACGTGTATACTTTTAGATCTTTTACTAGGACAAAATCCTTCCTGAAGTAGGGTGCGGCTAAGTACGTAGCAACAGAAAATTATATGCATTTTAATATAATGTCACACCAGGATTATAATTCTACATTATATAATTCACTGAGTTATCACATCTCTTTTTATCATCAGAACTCATTGGGTGCTTATTGATATAAGACAATATATTAGGCACCTTAAGGAACTTAGTTGAAATTGTAGGATTTCAccacaaagattttaaaatctaaaccACCAATGTGAGCATGTTTGATGTTAACTTGTCTTAACTATAGAAGGTAACTTTGGTTGTAGAAAATAGTGATAACTTTTGAGAATACCTTTGGAGTTCCTTGTTTTCAAAAAGTAGGAGGAAGCAGGGAAGTAGAGGGGTTCAGTGCTTCTAGAATATTATACCACAGTGAAAGCTGCTGGCCAAAGAGGGTTAAAAGGCGTGcttgggtgggtgtgtgtggtgggggaggggcggttaGCTAGAGGTTACAGGAAGTGAGAAATTTGTTGAAAGTCCTAGGTTTAAACTCGGAAATTTCCTATGAATTTTGCAGCTTATTTCCTAATAGATCCATATGcgttatagaagaaaaaatttttaaaattcacacacTGTTGGGTAAAGTTAGTACTTCAGGAAGGTTCTCTAGATTCAGAGTGACTTTAGCACTTCTCTTCCTACTTACAAGGTGCAGGTGGCCTAGTTTGAGAGGTAAGAGCTTGAACTTTGGAGTCTCACAGATTAGTGTTTCCTCTCTGGGTTAAGAGTGCCTGTCTCatgacacctgaaactaatgtaacattgtgtgtcaattacacttcaattttaaaaagtcctgcCTCTTAGGATTTTGTGAAGATTTAAAGCATATACTGGATGCAGAGCAAACACTCAGTGCCTTGTAGCTTCTATCGTTGTTACCATTAATACTGTGCCCTAGACTAGCAGAGTTTTCTAGTTACTATGTTCAGTTTTACAAAGTAGCTGAGATGGTTTCTGAATTGCCTACAAATGGCTACTTTAATCAGCTGTACTTTGTAGCTGAGGGAATTGTCCCTTGGGCTTGTTAGGCATTTTTGGAAGTGCATTAACTCACCCCAGGGGAGTGAGTCTTCGTATGTTGCCAAGTGCATCTTGTGGTCCCTTTGAGGCCTCTGGGCATCAATGGACATCTTGGAGTGACTGACATGCCCCCAGGGAATGAGACTGGCAATGTGTAGAGGAGACCAAACCCAGGGCTGGCTGcagttgtttgtttgcttttattttttaacacagtTAACATTTATGGAGAACTGATTAAGTGCTAGGTGACTACTTGAGTATGTATAAGGACTTGAttgagtttgaatttttttatttttattttttttaaagattttatttatttatttgacagagatagagacagccagcgagagagggaacacaagcagggggagtggggaggaagaagcaggctcatagcggaggagcctgatgtggggctcgatcccataacgctgggatcacgccctgagccgaaggcagacgcttaaccgctgtgccacccaggcgcccctgagtttgAATTTCTGAGCAGCTTTGTTAGCTGGGTGGTGATATCCAGATTTTCTGAGTGAAAGCAGTGCTAGGTCCTAGGTCATACAGTGTTCTGGTTGGGTTGCTGCATTTTCCGAATGCCTTCGTATTCCTAACTGACACCTTGGGAGCAGGTTAATCACTGGGAAAGCTACATTTCTTTTATGATAACGATAAATGGCAGTAATAACTGTGACCTTTCTATTATTTATAACATGATTTGTGTCCTAGCTGAGGAGCCAGGACAGGTGGTTTGCTTGTTTTATGGATGCAACTGCGAGGCCTGGATCCGTGGCACACCCGAAGTCCTATACCTAATGACGTTGCTGGATCTAGAGCCCAGGCTTTTCGATGCGTGTATGTTGTCGTCTGTTTTTCTTAACATGTTTCGAAACATGATTATTTTGCGGTAGGAAAACTGAGGCGTGTGACGATTATGTTACTCAGGAACTGTTGTGTGATCCTCAGTTATCAGCTGGGAATCTGTGGCTTCCTATTTGTTTAATGAGCCCCACAACTTCCCCCTTTACGTAATAAACCGTAACTTTCTTTTGCAGACAAAACAGAATcagtgaggaaggagggaatATAGTTTGAAGCCCTTTTTCTGGAGGAGAAACACCATAGGGTCCTAGTATATTAAATGGGTGGTTTAAATGCCGGGATAATCTTTGTAGACAGAGGTTAGCCCAGCCCAAAGTCTGTTGATAATGGTGAAGGATAAATGAAGAAAGTAATATTTTGCATTATTGaacaagtttttctttctcttttttccctgaatAGGAAGAAAGACGCCCGAGACAGCAGCCGAGGAAGACTGTGAAGACAGTCCCAAAGAGCAGTTATGAACAGTGTTGCTGCTAGGCTCGTTGGGCAGAGCATCTGAAATGAACCTCTCTTATTGATTGTTTTTATTGGCCCAGAGCCAGGTGTGCTGGATTCAGTTGACTTCAGGATTAAAAAGGGAACAGTCTTGGTTATCATCATAAACATATGAACCAGTGTGATGGTGAAATGAGATGAGGCTCCGAAATGGAACTGTAGCTACTGTTTTAGCATTTATCACTTCGTTCCTGACTTTATCTTGGTACACTACGTGGCAAAATGGGAAAGGTAAGGCAAATATCTCCAAAAATGTGCATGAAATGTAGTAGTAAACAGCGCATAAATGCTGAGGTTAAATCCCGCAACAGTGTGCATGTTGCATGCTCTCTGCTGGTGGCCTACGAGTTTCCTTctgatacaaaaatgaaactGTATTCTTGGACAGAGGAGGCTGAATTCTAATTTGAATAGGGTTTGTTTTCGATTTCTTATAATTGCACTTGGACAAATAGATACTGATCAGTGGTTATATTATACATGGCAGCCAAGTTGAATAATAAAGacttttgttttggctttttatttttattaaacatcatAAATGTTTAATAAGCTTCCTTGTACTGGATGTTGTTTAAAGTGCTTGAAAGGACACAATCAGCGCCTTCATGAAATTTACATGCTGATTATAGTAATGATTTGGTGCTGTGTAGTTAATGATTTAAACTACATGTGTTGACAGATTGCTCTTTGGGCAAGAGTATTTATGAAGTGGGTGAGGATAAATTGTTactcaaaaactgaaaacaaattttaagtttattGTGTTTAGACTGTTGAATTGTGTTTTTGTTAAGTGGTATTCGGGGATAatacttttgctcttttttttttttttttaattttattcatttgagagagagagaggagagggaagggcagagggagaaggggagagagaatcttaagcaggctccatgcccagcacagagcccaatttggggctcaatctcaaaaccctgagatcatgacctgagccaaaatcaagagtcggacactcaacctaatgagccaaccaggtgcccccttccTTATGTTAATCTAGGGAATGTTGATGGCAAAGAAGGATGGAGGTACATATTTGGTTTTTTAGAACCAAGTTAGAGTGGTCTTCATCACCAGGTTATTTGGGGGTCCTATTGCTGGCATTATTTTATCAACTTATATGAAGATAACAGAAAAGATGCATTCATCATTTAGTTTTCCTCTGGCGTGTGTATAGATACGTAgatgtgtgtatatctgtgtgaGTACGTATGTATCAAATAAGCCGATTAAAGTGAAAAGCATATGATATGTTCTTTGAGCAAATGCACTGTCACCCTCTTTGTTTCTGAGTTGGGCTGTAATTTTGAGAGGAACTATTTCggggagaaatgaatgaaaaatttgcTGAAGACCATTCTTTGTGGACAAACATATAcaatttagatttcattttttcattgtacCAAAAGGAGAAGACATACTTAAGAAGAACTTTAACTAGTTAATTTAATCAA is part of the Ursus arctos isolate Adak ecotype North America unplaced genomic scaffold, UrsArc2.0 scaffold_8, whole genome shotgun sequence genome and encodes:
- the LOC125283159 gene encoding basic proline-rich protein-like — encoded protein: MSIDAQRPQRDHKMHLATYEDSLPWVDEPRRAGERRETHQAPCRPLRERAAPRGCSGGGGGAGLTPRPGRPGPRPAPRPSQRPEPAPQQPEARAPGRAAAREAPLPAGGSPATPAAWSLAAGTAPPSRAPPRSRPVPPPRGCPRATASVSREPLTRRWRCQSCRGRRRGCCGRRCSRCRCRVPRLPSATPPPPLERRGRPSPRPRPRPGQPLATGAARPPLGAPARPSRSRQWPARLSFRGAVSQPIYNSPESPFLPPAFNVTARSGAASRSPVPGSESLASPRCAPATSGFNPPWRVQRQLRLPTEGPREPSASAWARDPTTLSCLNRSPWPQLQVPFPGHPAWAASWRQVPGAGPRGRSRSNSTIASKAQHFQAPHRLSLTFAASPAIGIPTPNLPGLRKN